From a region of the Acidimicrobiales bacterium genome:
- a CDS encoding DUF2461 domain-containing protein — protein MAFFTDQSAAWLKGLSANNNKAWFDAHRKEYEQHFKKPYQALAAALVEQVAELEPEYQMPAKYATYRINRDVRFAKDKTPYKTELGITVGRSARHDWAWPAYTCRIGLAGVWVAGGMYQPSTELRDHLRRYVGEHSARLRDLMTAEPYRSTFGDLQGEAHKRAPAELKDLAAVEPLVLNKQWVFWRSFDDPSLFTSEKLDQFILDQWEIARPVQEFLKDAVRAYNA, from the coding sequence ATGGCGTTCTTCACCGACCAGTCGGCAGCGTGGCTGAAAGGCCTGTCTGCCAACAACAACAAGGCCTGGTTCGACGCTCACCGCAAGGAGTACGAGCAGCACTTCAAGAAGCCCTACCAGGCGCTGGCTGCGGCTCTGGTCGAGCAGGTCGCCGAACTCGAGCCCGAGTACCAGATGCCGGCGAAGTACGCGACCTATCGCATCAACCGCGACGTCAGGTTCGCCAAGGACAAGACGCCTTACAAGACCGAGTTGGGCATAACGGTCGGCCGCAGCGCCCGTCACGACTGGGCTTGGCCCGCCTACACCTGCCGGATCGGCTTGGCCGGCGTGTGGGTTGCCGGGGGCATGTACCAACCATCGACCGAACTGCGAGACCACCTGCGCCGCTATGTCGGCGAGCATTCGGCCCGGCTTCGCGACCTGATGACGGCCGAGCCGTACCGCTCGACGTTTGGAGATCTGCAGGGCGAGGCACACAAACGGGCCCCGGCCGAACTGAAAGACCTGGCGGCCGTCGAGCCACTGGTCTTGAACAAGCAGTGGGTGTTCTGGCGGTCGTTCGACGACCCATCGCTGTTCACCAGCGAGAAACTCGACCAGTTCATCCTCGACCAGTGGGAGATCGCCCGCCCGGTGCAGGAGTTCTTGAAAGACGCCGTCCGGGCATACAACGCCTGA
- a CDS encoding aminotransferase class I/II-fold pyridoxal phosphate-dependent enzyme: MADRVDIVTSTLGKALGGAMGGFVAARSAVVDLLRQRARPYLFSNALSPGLVGGARAAIAIARSGTGDELRARLAANARHFRTAMQRAGFDLTGADHPIIPVMLGDAKVAGQMAARMLDLGVYVTAFSYPVVPMGTARIRTQMNAAHSSDDIDRAVEAFVTAGREAGVVR; encoded by the coding sequence GTGGCCGACCGTGTCGACATCGTCACCTCGACCCTGGGAAAGGCGTTGGGCGGCGCAATGGGCGGTTTCGTTGCGGCGCGGAGCGCAGTCGTCGACCTGCTGCGCCAGCGGGCCCGGCCATACCTGTTCTCCAATGCGCTCAGCCCCGGCCTGGTGGGCGGGGCCAGGGCCGCCATCGCGATCGCCCGGTCTGGCACCGGTGACGAGCTGCGGGCCAGGCTGGCCGCCAACGCCCGACACTTCCGGACGGCGATGCAGCGGGCCGGCTTCGACCTGACCGGAGCCGATCATCCGATCATTCCGGTGATGCTGGGCGACGCCAAGGTGGCCGGGCAGATGGCGGCCCGAATGCTCGACCTCGGCGTCTACGTGACAGCCTTCTCGTATCCCGTCGTGCCCATGGGAACCGCTCGCATCCGCACCCAGATGAACGCCGCGCACAGCAGCGATGACATCGACCGGGCGGTGGAGGCGTTCGTAACCGCCGGTCGCGAGGCAGGAGTTGTTCGATGA
- the tdh gene encoding L-threonine 3-dehydrogenase: MRALAKTNRGPGLELVDVAKPECGPNDVLVEVTHAAVCGTDLHIFQWDDWAAATVVPPTTIGHEFVGRVVDKGAQVQLVDVGDRVVGEGHIVCGTCRNCRAGDGHFCRNTIGIGINRDGAFAEYISFPAVNAYRVPQFVPDEIAAILDPLGNAVHTALSFDLVGEDVLITGAGPIGQMAAAICRHAGARHIVITDPSGARLETARNMGVDVATSPGEDSLRAAMADLGMAEGFDVALEMSGHQSAVVDVISTINHGGKVGLLGLFADPPTVDLTRVIFKGLTIKGIYGREMFETWYKATAMLESGLDIAPVISHRMGLSDFEEAFGLLESGQASKIVFDVKS; encoded by the coding sequence ATGAGAGCCCTGGCGAAGACGAACCGAGGCCCAGGGCTCGAACTGGTCGACGTCGCCAAGCCCGAGTGCGGGCCCAACGACGTGCTGGTCGAGGTGACTCACGCCGCCGTGTGCGGAACCGATCTGCACATCTTCCAGTGGGACGACTGGGCTGCCGCCACAGTGGTTCCCCCAACGACCATCGGTCACGAGTTCGTTGGCCGGGTCGTGGACAAGGGGGCCCAAGTCCAGCTGGTAGACGTGGGCGATCGGGTGGTGGGCGAGGGCCACATCGTGTGCGGCACCTGCCGCAACTGTCGAGCAGGTGACGGGCACTTCTGTCGCAACACCATCGGCATCGGCATCAACCGCGACGGCGCCTTCGCCGAGTACATCTCGTTCCCTGCCGTCAACGCCTACCGCGTGCCCCAGTTCGTGCCAGACGAGATCGCCGCCATCTTGGACCCGCTGGGCAATGCGGTACACACCGCGCTGTCGTTCGACCTGGTGGGCGAGGACGTACTGATCACCGGGGCAGGCCCGATCGGCCAGATGGCTGCTGCCATTTGCAGGCACGCAGGGGCCAGGCACATCGTCATCACCGACCCGTCCGGCGCTCGGCTGGAAACGGCTCGAAACATGGGTGTCGACGTTGCGACCTCGCCGGGCGAGGACAGCCTGCGTGCTGCGATGGCCGATTTGGGCATGGCAGAGGGGTTCGATGTGGCGCTGGAGATGTCGGGGCACCAGAGCGCAGTGGTCGACGTGATCTCCACCATCAACCACGGAGGAAAGGTCGGTCTGCTCGGCCTCTTCGCGGACCCGCCGACCGTCGACTTGACCCGTGTCATCTTCAAGGGCCTGACCATCAAGGGGATCTACGGACGGGAGATGTTCGAGACCTGGTACAAGGCCACGGCGATGCTCGAGAGCGGGCTCGACATCGCGCCGGTGATCAGCCATCGGATGGGGCTGAGCGACTTCGAAGAGGCGTTTGGTCTGCTCGAGTCGGGTCAGGCGAGCAAGATCGTCTTCGACGTCAAGTCCTGA